GTTTTAGAGAAGAAGCAGACTATATGTACCTTGTAGATTTATTTGGTAAAGAAAATCTTTTCCATATTGATCGTGAGGAAATGTATAACATGAATTCAAACTTCTTCTCAATAGCTCCAGATGTAGTAGTAATAGAAGAAAACTTTACAAGACTTAAAAATTGGCTTTTAGAACACAACTTTACAGTTGAAACCGTACCGTATGCCGAAATAGCAAAACAAGAAGGTTTACTACGTTGCTCTACACTACCACTAATTAGGGAATAATTACACAATACTACCAATAAGATAATGAAACAAACTACCAATACAATATTAATGATACGCCCAGTAGCTTTTAGAATGAATGAGCAAACGGCGATAAATAATTACTATCAAAAAGTTTTAGACAACCTTTTGCCCGAAACTGTAAATGCTAAGGCGCAACAAGAATTTGATGCTTTTGTAGCAAAATTAAGAGCTGTAGGCATAAATGTTATTGTTGTAGACGATACTGTAACCCCTGATACCCCCGATTCGATATTTCCAAACAACTGGGTATCTTTTCACGAAAATAGCGATGTAGCATTATATCCTATGTTTGCCGAAAACAGGAGGCACGAACGTAGAGAAGACGTACTAGACATTATTGAGGAGAAAGGCTTCGCTATCGAAAATATTGTAGATTATACTTCGGCAGAGGAAGATGGTATATTTTTAGAGGGTACAGGTAGTATAGTACTGGATAGAGCCAACCAAAAAGCCTATTGCGCATTATCGCCACGCGCTGATGAAGAACTGTTTATAGAGTTTTGCG
The Flavobacterium litorale genome window above contains:
- the ctlX gene encoding citrulline utilization hydrolase CtlX is translated as MKQTTNTILMIRPVAFRMNEQTAINNYYQKVLDNLLPETVNAKAQQEFDAFVAKLRAVGINVIVVDDTVTPDTPDSIFPNNWVSFHENSDVALYPMFAENRRHERREDVLDIIEEKGFAIENIVDYTSAEEDGIFLEGTGSIVLDRANQKAYCALSPRADEELFIEFCEDFEYTPVVFEAFQTVGAERKHIYHTNVMMCVGNTFAVICADCIDDKKERKAVLSSLKDDGKEVILLTEQQLNHFAGNMLQVTGADDKSYLVMSNSAHQSLTPAQIAKIEEHTTILSASLDIIEACGGGSARCMMAEVFLPKK